Proteins encoded within one genomic window of Saccharopolyspora pogona:
- a CDS encoding Scr1 family TA system antitoxin-like transcriptional regulator, whose amino-acid sequence MPATVRTAKKLLLGREIAHMIQKADSSQAEAAKLIETSQPRIASLISGASSISPGDLVLLASKLGFTDEGYLEALRDLRRDNHKRGFWSTGHNRAYAEDLRLLVDLEKHADQIQQAEVEVVPGLLQCEAYVRAMHADQPEVNGVTLEDRIQARLARQDILDRDEPPMVQFVLSESCLRRVWGDNAVMREQIDHLIKLTNRPNVHFQIMPFDRPVGRRSPISSPFVLIRVPSPGAAGPLALAYVEGENEIRYLDDKKALKAYEAAWARLANAALTFAETRRFLKGVAADFARSSPSK is encoded by the coding sequence ATGCCCGCAACTGTTCGCACGGCCAAGAAGCTGCTGCTTGGGCGCGAGATCGCCCACATGATCCAGAAAGCGGACTCGTCGCAGGCCGAGGCTGCCAAGCTCATTGAGACGAGTCAGCCGCGCATCGCCAGCCTGATCAGTGGCGCGAGCAGCATCAGCCCCGGCGACCTCGTGCTTCTGGCATCGAAGCTCGGCTTCACCGATGAGGGCTATCTGGAAGCACTGCGCGACCTGCGCCGGGACAACCACAAGCGAGGCTTCTGGTCAACTGGACACAACCGCGCCTACGCAGAAGACCTGCGGCTGCTGGTCGATCTGGAAAAACACGCGGACCAGATCCAGCAGGCTGAGGTGGAGGTCGTGCCCGGTCTACTGCAATGCGAGGCGTACGTCCGGGCGATGCACGCTGACCAGCCCGAGGTCAACGGCGTGACGCTGGAAGATCGCATCCAGGCCAGGCTGGCGCGGCAGGACATCCTCGACAGGGACGAGCCACCGATGGTGCAGTTCGTGCTGTCGGAATCATGCCTCCGGCGGGTATGGGGCGACAACGCCGTCATGCGTGAGCAGATCGACCACCTCATCAAGCTCACCAACCGACCGAACGTGCACTTCCAGATCATGCCGTTCGACCGCCCGGTCGGCCGACGATCGCCGATTTCGAGTCCGTTCGTGTTGATTCGCGTGCCATCGCCCGGTGCGGCCGGGCCGCTGGCACTGGCATACGTCGAGGGTGAAAACGAGATCCGGTATCTCGACGACAAGAAGGCGCTCAAAGCGTATGAGGCGGCGTGGGCACGTCTCGCGAACGCTGCGCTGACGTTCGCGGAGACCCGTCGGTTCCTGAAGGGCGTTGCCGCCGACTTCGCACGATCGTCCCCATCCAAGTAA
- a CDS encoding DUF397 domain-containing protein, whose product MNTAPSLAFAESEFRKASRSVPDKNCVRVARRDGWVELRDDKTVFGASDDQRLVFTAEEFDAFLAGAREGCTKGLCLEITCRGVDGMYVFRRRGWAAVELVFTEAELLAFRDGVANREFDAIAYTA is encoded by the coding sequence ATGAACACAGCCCCGTCGTTGGCCTTCGCGGAGTCGGAATTCCGGAAGGCCAGCAGAAGCGTTCCTGACAAGAACTGCGTGCGGGTGGCCCGCCGGGATGGTTGGGTCGAGTTGCGTGACGACAAGACGGTGTTCGGTGCGTCGGATGATCAGCGGTTGGTGTTCACCGCCGAGGAGTTCGACGCCTTCTTAGCCGGTGCTCGGGAGGGCTGCACCAAGGGGCTGTGCCTGGAGATCACCTGTCGCGGCGTGGACGGCATGTACGTGTTCCGCCGTCGTGGCTGGGCAGCAGTCGAGTTGGTGTTCACCGAAGCCGAGCTGCTGGCGTTCCGGGACGGCGTCGCCAACCGCGAATTCGACGCAATCGCTTACACCGCATAG
- a CDS encoding YrhB domain-containing protein, with amino-acid sequence MIATDAAVNCWPASALPWDPAGETPGWWDRLLAAYFPDAEVVTCSTWEDARSAIADGGVGTRAVVWLRRQLDGRELAGHLLYADYADDAVVFLDGLRGTFAEQNDAEVAELVVARFHRPQGDSVGGLLPWEVAADEFAGAVEKAEAWLGYRYDGEVGLVSPDPVDETERGWLFACTTRSFQDSGDWRDQMLDAAVVVPKAAGEEPFGLPNRDPWAWLDDWNAGKPGLMPPPEPAQAAWFGPMVAQLGPVVGVSVHEHWFGVLEEIASFPAQTQVLVWLRRRDTRGRESVGHLLVAVNATDGVRLFDPMDGRAQPLIETAPFELRVMRFGS; translated from the coding sequence GTGATCGCGACGGATGCCGCGGTGAATTGCTGGCCTGCTTCGGCGTTGCCGTGGGATCCGGCTGGTGAGACGCCGGGTTGGTGGGATCGGCTGCTGGCGGCGTATTTCCCGGATGCGGAGGTGGTGACCTGCTCGACGTGGGAGGACGCGAGAAGCGCCATTGCGGATGGGGGTGTGGGGACTCGGGCTGTGGTGTGGTTGCGTCGTCAGCTCGACGGGCGTGAACTGGCCGGTCACCTGTTGTATGCGGATTACGCGGATGACGCCGTGGTCTTTCTTGATGGTCTGCGGGGGACGTTCGCGGAGCAGAACGACGCCGAGGTAGCCGAGCTTGTGGTGGCGCGTTTCCACCGCCCGCAAGGTGATTCGGTCGGCGGGCTGCTGCCGTGGGAAGTCGCGGCGGACGAATTCGCTGGGGCTGTTGAGAAGGCGGAGGCGTGGCTGGGATACCGCTATGACGGGGAGGTCGGGCTTGTCTCTCCTGATCCGGTCGATGAGACTGAGCGTGGCTGGTTGTTCGCTTGTACCACCCGGAGTTTCCAGGACAGTGGTGACTGGCGTGACCAGATGCTCGACGCGGCTGTGGTGGTCCCGAAAGCGGCTGGTGAAGAGCCGTTCGGTCTGCCCAACCGTGATCCGTGGGCGTGGCTGGATGACTGGAACGCCGGGAAACCGGGGTTGATGCCGCCGCCGGAGCCCGCGCAGGCTGCGTGGTTTGGTCCGATGGTGGCTCAGCTCGGACCCGTGGTCGGTGTCAGCGTTCATGAGCATTGGTTCGGGGTTTTGGAGGAGATCGCTTCTTTTCCCGCGCAAACCCAGGTGCTGGTGTGGTTGCGCAGGAGGGATACCCGGGGCCGGGAGAGTGTCGGGCACCTGTTGGTGGCTGTGAACGCTACCGATGGTGTTCGGCTGTTTGATCCGATGGATGGGCGTGCTCAGCCGCTTATCGAAACCGCACCGTTCGAGCTCCGGGTCATGCGCTTTGGCTCGTGA